The genomic stretch CCAGCTTGCTGTGCACCATCAGGCGGTTGCGGCGCGGACTGAGCAGGTGCGCGACCACGTTCAGCTGCACCAGGAAGCCCGTGCCGCCCAGGATGATCAGCAGCGCGATCACCAGGCTCACCAGCGGGTCGTCCACGAAGCCCATCAGGTTGTCGCTGTACAGCGCGAAGCCCGCGTTGTTGAACGCACTCACCGAGTGGAACAGCGCGTAGAACAGGCCCCGCCCCCAGCCTTCCAGCGGCACGAACCGGAACGCCAGCAGCGCCGCGCCGACCAGTTCGATCACGAAGGTGTACAGGAAGATGCTGCGGATCAGGCCTAACACCCCGCCCGCGTTCAGCGCGCCCACCTGCTGCGCCACCCGCATCCGCTCGGTGAAGTTCACGCGGCGGCGCGACAGCAGCGCGAACGACGTCCCGAACGTGATGATCCCCAGCCCCCCCAGCTGAATGAGCAGCATGATCACCAGCTGCCCCGCCCGGTTGAAGTCCCGGCTGGGGTCGATGACGTTCAGACCCGTCACGCACAGCGCGCTCGTGGACGTGAACAGCGCCTGCAGGAAGTTCACGCTGCGGCGCGTGCCGTCCTCGTTCACGCCGTGCAGCCCTGGCATGGTCAGGATCAGCCCGCCGATCAGGATGGCCACCGCAAACGACAGCGCGATCAGCTGCGGCGGGTTCAGGCGGGCCAGCAGAGGTTTGCGGCGACTGGCGCGGCCTGGTTCCGGCGCGTGGGGTGGGAGAGAGGCGCTCATAGGTGCGGCCCGGATTCTACGCCCCGCCGCGCAGCCCGTATACTGATCTGCTATGCCGCGCCCTGCCCGCTCCGACCGTAACGCGCCCAAGGGCCGCCCCCGCCCCAAAGTGGACCACCGCACCCGCCAGCCCGCCCGCGAATACGAACTGGACGTCCTGGCCGGACTGGAAGACGTCGCCGCGACCGAACTGAGCGGCGTGCCCCTGGCCCGCGACGTGCGCGGCCTGCGCTTCTGGTTCCCCGGCAGCCCCGACCGCCTGACCCGCATGCGCAGCGTCGTCGCCGTGTACCGCATCCAGAGCTGGGACGTGCCCCGTCCGCGCGGCCTGCTGGGCAACCAGCAGCTCTCCGAACTGACCGGGTACCTGCGCGAGGTCATCGAGGTCGGCGGGCACCGCTCCTTCCGCTTCGGCGCGGCCGGGAAGGACAGCCCCGTCATGCAGCGTCTCGCAGAGGAACTGCAGGGCACGCTGGACCTCCCGCACGACCCCGAGGCAGGCGAACTGCTGATCCGCCTGCGGCCCAGCGAGGACGGGCAGGGCTGGGACGTCCTCGCCCGCATCACCCCCAGGCCCCTCAGCGCCCGCCCGTGGCGCGTGTGCAACATGGCGGGCGGCCTGAACGCCACCATCGCCTACGCCGCGCACAAACTCGCTGGGCAGCGCGACAACGACCGCATCTTCAACCCCATGAGCGGCAGCGGCACCCTCCTGATCGAACGCGACCTGATGGGCCCCAGTGCCGCGCTCGTCGGCGTGGACGTGAACCCCGAAGCGGTGCGCTGCGCGCAGGAGAACATCCGCGCCGCCAAACGCCAGATCGAGGTCGCGCAGCGCGACGCCCTGCACACCGGCCTCCCCGCCCGGTCCTTCGACCTGATCATGGCCGACCTGCCCTGGGGCGACGCCATCAGCAGCCACGGCGCCAACGAGACCCTGTACCCCGCCTTCCTGACCGAGATGCACCGCCTGACCAGCCAGCGCGGCCGCCTGTGCGTGATCACCCACGAGATCCGCCTCTTCGAACGCGTCCTCCAGAACCAGCAGAAGTGG from Deinococcus soli (ex Cha et al. 2016) encodes the following:
- a CDS encoding TrkH family potassium uptake protein; the protein is MSASLPPHAPEPGRASRRKPLLARLNPPQLIALSFAVAILIGGLILTMPGLHGVNEDGTRRSVNFLQALFTSTSALCVTGLNVIDPSRDFNRAGQLVIMLLIQLGGLGIITFGTSFALLSRRRVNFTERMRVAQQVGALNAGGVLGLIRSIFLYTFVIELVGAALLAFRFVPLEGWGRGLFYALFHSVSAFNNAGFALYSDNLMGFVDDPLVSLVIALLIILGGTGFLVQLNVVAHLLSPRRNRLMVHSKLVLTMMAALLVVGTLVYLVFEWSNPRTLAPLGFGGKLLASFFQSVTLRTAGFNTLDYGAMQLPALFMSIILMFIGANPGGTGGGIKTSTFYVMMASAWSMVRGRRDTTLFRRRIDTDTILRAMTVGLLSIGLVNGMFLLLLVFNTRADVLFVNLFFEAVSAFGTVGLSMNTTPLLNPEQHVVLIALMFLGRIGPLTFAVAFNRPDSRALIRYPADKDILIG
- a CDS encoding methyltransferase domain-containing protein — encoded protein: MPRPARSDRNAPKGRPRPKVDHRTRQPAREYELDVLAGLEDVAATELSGVPLARDVRGLRFWFPGSPDRLTRMRSVVAVYRIQSWDVPRPRGLLGNQQLSELTGYLREVIEVGGHRSFRFGAAGKDSPVMQRLAEELQGTLDLPHDPEAGELLIRLRPSEDGQGWDVLARITPRPLSARPWRVCNMAGGLNATIAYAAHKLAGQRDNDRIFNPMSGSGTLLIERDLMGPSAALVGVDVNPEAVRCAQENIRAAKRQIEVAQRDALHTGLPARSFDLIMADLPWGDAISSHGANETLYPAFLTEMHRLTSQRGRLCVITHEIRLFERVLQNQQKWHAHELFQVASGGHHPKAYLLGKR